In Vigna unguiculata cultivar IT97K-499-35 chromosome 3, ASM411807v1, whole genome shotgun sequence, a single genomic region encodes these proteins:
- the LOC114176232 gene encoding dof zinc finger protein DOF3.4-like, which translates to MPSSNSGESRRSTKPQSSAGAPPPPEQENLPCPRCESTNTKFCYYNNYNYSQPRHFCKSCRRYWTHGGTLRDIPVGGGSRKNAKRSRTHHTATSSSSSTMTSPQEHALPALAPVPTTQGGSMHFVDGDVNKQNNVNVCGSFTSLLNNTQGNGFLALGGFGLGLGHGFDDMGFGIGRSGWGFPGMVDGANMGGGVPSSGLGPWQLESGEGGFVSGDCFSWPGLAISTPGNGLK; encoded by the coding sequence ATGCCATCCTCCAACTCCGGCGAGAGCCGTCGATCGACTAAGCCCCAGAGCTCCGCTGGAGCGCCTCCACCTCCAGAGCAAGAAAACCTCCCCTGCCCCCGTTGTGAATCAACCAACACTAAGTTCTGCTACTACAACAACTACAACTACTCCCAGCCGCGCCACTTCTGCAAGTCCTGCCGCCGGTACTGGACCCATGGCGGCACCCTCCGTGATATCCCCGTCGGCGGTGGCAGTCGCAAGAACGCCAAGCGCTCACGCACCCACCACACTGCCACGTCATCGTCCTCCTCCACCATGACGTCACCTCAGGAGCACGCTCTACCTGCATTGGCTCCCGTCCCAACCACCCAAGGAGGGTCCATGCACTTCGTGGACGGTGACGTTAATAAACAGAATAACGTTAATGTCTGCGGGAGCTTCACCTCGTTGCTGAACAACACCCAGGGCAATGGGTTTCTCGCACTCGGCGGGTTTGGACTTGGGCTTGGACATGGGTTCGATGATATGGGCTTTGGGATTGGCAGGTCTGGCTGGGGCTTTCCCGGAATGGTGGATGGTGCCAACATGGGCGGCGGCGTTCCGTCTTCTGGATTGGGCCCGTGGCAGTTAGAGAGTGGCGAAGGTGGGTTTGTTAGTGGAGACTGTTTCTCCTGGCCTGGGCTTGCGATTTCCACACCGGGAAATGGTCTCAAATGA
- the LOC114176877 gene encoding GDSL esterase/lipase At2g23540, producing the protein MSFSVAAMAFHCYEMLVLVFLIVNMSFYGSVDGEKNALGASFIFGDSLVDAGNNNYLSTLSKANIPPNGIDFKASGGNPTGRYTNGRTIGDIVGEELGQPNYAVPFLAPNATGKTILSGVNYASGGGGIMNATGRIFVNRIGMDVQIDYFSITRKQIDKLLGESKAKEYIMKKSIFSITVGANDFLNNYLLPVLSIGARISQSPDSFIDDMITHFKAQLTRLYEMDGRKFVIGNVGPIGCIPYQKTINQLNEDECVDLANKLALQYNARLKDLVAELNDNLPGATFVLANVYDLVSELIKNYKKYGFSTASRACCGNGGQFAGIIPCGPTSSMCSDRYKHVFWDPYHPSEAANLILAKQLLDGDNRYISPVNLRQLRDL; encoded by the exons ATGAGCTTTTCAGTTGCAGCCATGGCTTTCCATTGTTATGAGATGTTGGTGCTGGTGTTTTTGATAGTGAACATGAGCTTTTATGGAAGTGTAGATGGTGAGAAAAACGCTTTAGGAGCCTCTTTCATCTTTGGAGATTCATTGGTGGATGCTGGAAACAATAACTATCTCTCAACTCTTTCTAAGGCAAACATCCCTCCCAATGGAATTGATTTCAAGGCCTCTGGGGGAAACCCCACTGGCCGCTACACCAATGGAAGAACCATTGGTGACATAGTTG gAGAGGAATTGGGACAACCAAATTATGCTGTGCCATTTTTAGCACCAAATGCAACAGGGAAAACCATTCTGAGTGGAGTGAACTATGCTTCGGGAGGGGGAGGGATAATGAATGCCACCGGAAGAATATTT gTGAATAGAATAGGAATGGATGTTCAAATAGATTACTTCAGCATaacaagaaaacaaattgaCAAACTGCTGGGTGAATCAAAAGCAAAAGAGTACATAATGAAGAAATCCATTTTCTCAATCACCGTTGGGGCCAATGATTTCCTGAACAATTACCTTCTCCCGGTCCTCTCCATTGGAGCCAGAATTTCTCAAAGTCCAGATTCTTTCATAGATGACATGATTACTCATTTCAAGGCCCAACTCACG AGACTATACGAAATGGATGGTCGAAAGTTCGTGATAGGAAACGTTGGGCCGATAGGGTGCATACCTTACCAGAAGACCATAAATCAGCTGAACGAAGACGAGTGTGTGGATTTGGCCAACAAACTGGCGCTTCAGTACAATGCTCGATTGAAGGATTTGGTTGCTGAGCTAAACGACAACCTACCCGGTGCCACCTTCGTTCTTGCCAATGTCTACGATTTAGTCTCCGaactcataaaaaattataagaaatacg gGTTCAGTACAGCAAGTAGAGCTTGCTGCGGCAATGGGGGCCAATTCGCAGGGATAATTCCATGTGGGCCTACTTCGAGTATGTGCAGTGATAGGTACAAGCACGTGTTCTGGGATCCTTATCATCCAAGCGAAGCTGCAAACCTAATTCTCGCTAAGCAGCTACTTGACGGAGACAACAGATACATATCTCCTGTCAATCTTAGGCAGCTCAGGGATCTTTga